A genomic stretch from Legionellales bacterium includes:
- a CDS encoding IS1634 family transposase, with protein MFIRKKKNKGGTTSILLIVGERKSGLKHSTPRLIKNFGASSDEEELKILIQRAEEYKQHLLSVSPKAATLKITSPRDIKSCLSFITGFTDVYGKFFNKIFSRLNLKPHELKKLHDLIIMRIANPASKRKTAMISRDYDLECNVDSIYKLMDQLTENTIKQAKKMIYQHSIELLAAQKETVDVMFYDLTTVYFETNSDDALRNFGFSKDGKCQHVQIMLAVIVTKHGLPIDYEEFPGNCYEGHTLIPVLEKIKTRYNIDQTVLVADAALMNKINLAALTERKIHYVISARIKNTTKNIQEKILNQTEYEIAYSNQEDIVLSKAIKLPEGDTLIAFHSSKRARKDGYEREKALDKIQYYLNSTAKSQLTSRLKKPYVKINKGAKLEIDWNKLEREKQFDGFFGIQTNLENSDPKEILNTYRGLWQVEQTFRIAKSNLEIRPVFHYSTDRIRAHFLICYMSLALIRYVEFELKKNNLHYPIDRLHFLLSQMRVTKIYHADRNAYVLLEDPPPELISVYQALNIKWHKKFSQEAVL; from the coding sequence ATGTTTATTAGGAAAAAGAAAAATAAAGGCGGGACCACGTCCATTTTATTGATCGTGGGTGAGCGTAAGTCTGGACTCAAACATTCCACGCCTCGGTTAATTAAAAATTTTGGCGCATCGAGTGATGAAGAGGAATTAAAAATACTCATTCAACGCGCTGAAGAATATAAACAGCATCTATTATCAGTTTCACCAAAAGCTGCAACATTAAAAATAACATCCCCACGTGATATAAAGTCCTGTCTCTCATTTATTACGGGCTTTACTGATGTTTATGGTAAGTTTTTCAATAAAATATTTTCGAGACTAAACTTAAAACCACACGAATTAAAAAAACTACATGATTTAATTATTATGCGTATTGCCAATCCTGCCAGCAAAAGAAAAACAGCGATGATATCACGCGACTATGATCTTGAGTGTAATGTCGATTCAATTTATAAACTCATGGATCAACTAACAGAAAATACGATAAAACAAGCTAAAAAAATGATTTATCAGCATTCAATCGAGCTATTAGCGGCGCAAAAAGAAACGGTTGATGTGATGTTTTATGATTTAACCACCGTCTATTTCGAAACAAATTCTGATGATGCTTTACGCAATTTTGGCTTTTCAAAAGATGGCAAATGCCAACATGTTCAAATTATGTTGGCGGTCATTGTTACTAAACATGGGTTACCCATTGATTATGAAGAATTCCCTGGAAATTGTTATGAGGGGCACACTTTAATTCCAGTTCTTGAAAAAATTAAAACACGCTACAACATTGATCAAACCGTTTTAGTAGCTGACGCTGCATTGATGAACAAAATTAACTTAGCGGCACTAACTGAAAGGAAAATACATTATGTCATCTCAGCCAGAATTAAAAATACTACAAAAAATATTCAAGAAAAAATACTTAACCAAACAGAATATGAAATAGCCTATTCAAACCAAGAGGATATTGTTTTATCTAAAGCAATCAAACTACCCGAGGGTGATACCCTGATCGCCTTTCACAGCAGTAAACGCGCTAGAAAAGACGGTTATGAACGAGAAAAGGCGCTCGATAAAATACAATACTATCTTAACAGCACGGCTAAAAGCCAGCTCACCAGCCGATTAAAAAAGCCCTACGTAAAAATCAATAAAGGTGCCAAACTAGAAATTGATTGGAATAAATTAGAGCGTGAGAAGCAATTTGATGGATTTTTTGGCATTCAGACGAATTTAGAAAATAGTGATCCAAAAGAAATATTAAATACTTATCGTGGATTGTGGCAAGTAGAGCAAACCTTTCGCATTGCAAAATCTAATTTGGAAATTAGACCTGTATTTCACTACAGCACCGATAGGATCAGAGCTCATTTTTTAATTTGTTATATGAGCCTTGCATTAATTCGCTATGTTGAGTTTGAATTGAAGAAAAATAATTTACATTATCCTATCGACCGATTACATTTTTTATTAAGTCAAATGCGGGTGACAAAAATATATCACGCCGATCGCAATGCTTATGTGTTGCTTGAAGATCCGCCCCCGGAATTAATTTCCGTGTATCAAGCTCTCAACATCAAGTGGCACAAAAAGTTCAGCCAAGAAGCCGTTTTGTAG